The window GACATTCTCTCGAACAAGTTGCAGCCCACCATCGTCATCTCCAGATGGACCTGAGTCCAGGAACTGCAACACTGGGGGTAAGCATTGACGTTTTACGGTATTGAGAATATTGGAAAATTCGGCCTGCACCCTGCCAAGTTCAGAACGCTCTGGTCTGAACACAGGCTGAACCTGCTGAGGCGGAGGCCCAAGCTCTGCAAGCTCCTGTTCGAGCAACTCGATTCGGATGCTTGTAGATTGTCCCGTGAAGCATTGCTCAAATGCCTTCAGGGCCAAAATTTTGCCTTGTATCTCGGTCTGTAAACTGTCGAAGAATTCGAGCTCCGCTTTGGGGCGAAGTTGAGGATCAAAGGCCCGGTCCGGCACATATAGCTTGATAAGTCCAACACTGAAATGAACCCAAGCCAAGGCAGAGAAATATCCTGACTTCTCCAGATTACTCGCGGATAATTTCATGCCAACAATGGCAGGAATGAGATGGTTCCGAGCGATCTGTCGAAGATGGTCTGTATCAATAGTTTCGATGAGACTATCGAAAACGTGGTTGTCCTGGTCCAGCCCATCCCGAGCAATTTTTGAGGTTGAATGAGAATGATCAAAGGTATGCGAGTCCACTGCTGCGACGAAGTCTTTGAGATGTGGACCGTGAGCAACGAAGACTTGCTCCAGGAGTGTCTGAAGCAAGGTATTCAGATACCCCAGAGAATCCACAATTATCTCGGTACTTAGACCTGAGATGCATCGTCCAATAACTGGAAGTTCGGATTCAAGCAAGGCGAGTGACCGGAGGCTTACACCACCCATGCTCTGCAACTTACTCCACAGGGATGTCGTAAGTTTTCCGTCCCAAGAGAAAATGTCCTGATAAACAAGGCAGTCAATCGATTGCAGAGTGGCCGCTGATCCTTGAGAACTTGCAAGCAGCATTGTTGCCTTTGTCGGGACGTTGGACAAAATATTGAGTTCGTCCTGCACTCTACCTTCTTGGCATTGGGTGAGATAGCGAAGCATGGACGTTTGTCGGATGCTCTCGAACTCAGTAGCCAAAAAAGGTCTCAACTCGTTCTCCTGCTCACCAATGCGACTCTCGAGCATTTCAATGGCCGCGGTAAGGTCATTCACAAGCACATCTGCTGCAGTCTGCTCGGCGCGGACGATCCCATACGCTTGCTCGAGCGTCCTTTGTGCCTTGGAAAGGTCAGCAACAGAAGCAATAGCTTTCCAGCGAATGGCGTCAAATCTTGAGCCCAATCGGTCAAGTTCAAGCAACCGATCAAGTACCATCCGATTAGGAATAGGCACCGGCCGCAATACATTCCACAATGTTTCCATGCTTAAACCGGTCGAGAGCTTGAAGCCGCTATGAAAGTCCCCTCTCAGCTGCTTGGCCATGGTCGAAACAAACTCCGAGTCTTGATGACTGTTGACGATGTTGCCTTGAAGGTTCAACATATTAGTTCCGAGGGCTAGATGCGCTTGAAATATTGCCTCATCAAAATCGATGTCGGTAGAGATTGTCAGCGTTCGCTCCAGGTAGAGACTGATGAGTCGTAAAAGATGAGAGCGCTCTTTCCAGGCTTCAAAAGTGGTGGAAATGGAGCCCATGTATTTCACACTTAAATTGATCGCAGCCAGGAAAAATGCGGCCAGTCTCACCGTCGAATCTTTTGCTACGACTGCAACACGGTCGCTGACCAACGACCGTTGCAATCGAGATAACGATGCTAGCTTGGACGAGCGGGCATGCACATGATGCTTTTCGATGGCTACTTGCAGGCTGTAGATTCGGTACGAGATTTCGTATCGAGCAGCGATCCAATGCGGCTCACCTTCATTCGCTAGCAGCTTCGAAACGTTGGAGTTGTTCAAGATATGAATAGGTTGGACGTTCGAGAACCCTGTGGAGGGGTTGCAAGGTAGGCGTGAATCCGCATCCATGACGGCTCGAAGGCTATCCGATCCAATTGGGGATCGGAAAAACTGCAACAGCTGGTGGACTGGCTGTAGCAAGTTCTCATCGCAGGCAAGTCTGCCGGGCTCATCCACAAAACGTGGCAGCAACGACACATCTTGTAGCGACAGATTTTCCACAGCTACATGGCAGGCCTCGGAAGGAGTGCCGTCCGACATGAACTGTTCGCAGTGTTCCCTCACTTGTTGGTACCTTTGAAGTCTGCTCTCTATGCTCGAAATTCTTTCAAAACTTGGCTCAATGTCCGGTGGTGGCGAATGGATGTGGATTTCAATTGCACGATTCCTCATAGCGCGTGAGAGTTCGCCGTATCGTACATCCATTGTCAAGAATATTCTAAACTCCGGATGTGGTTTGATGATTCTCGGCTTGCCATTCTGGTCGCAGTGTTCGTTGATGCTCAAGAATCCATTGGGTTCGAGGAGGGAGTTCAGGCGGTCAAGAACAGATGCGTTGCACATGTTTGCGTTGTCAAGGACAAGCCATTGACCCATCTCCAGGGCCTTGATTATGACACCATCAAGCCACTCAAATCGAGGATTTGCGAGAGTGAGCGGGCCTTGGACAATTTGATACGCTTTGGTAAGTTCAACGGCAACTTCTGTATCGGCCGCGACACGAGCTAAAAGGGACTGCATCGCGGTCTTGACGGTATCGATGTTGTGGCCATCCCCCAAATAAACATCCAGACGATGCAGCAGCTGTAGGACTTCGGCAGGTGCAATTGACGGTACAAGCGACATGACGGATTCCTGAAGGTAGTTTCGAAGGTTTCTGAGTGTGGCATTGATCTCCCGGAGAGGATCGGCCTGCTCAAAGCCACCAACAAGATCCATGGTATCAATGTCGGCATTCATGGGAAACACGACCAGGGGCTTTCCCGCCAACGCGGCAACGTATCGCAAGAGCGCAGACTTCCCATAGCCAGATGGGCTGCTCAGAATACAGGGAATGTTCTGTTCCACGCAAATCATGAGGGATTCTAGCTCTGACAACCTGCATACGACGTCGATGGCAGGCAGCTGCTCAGGCTGAGAGTTGAGGTTCCGACTCAGGAGAGCTAAGCCGACTTGGCCAAATCGTGAGTTGATGTCATGATAGAGGTGGTGCGTTCGAGGCTCCCATCCGACAACGTGACCAAAGAGCCTGTCCACCTCTGCTCGGTCTTTCTGAGTGCGGAATCGTTGTCGTATAATGATGTCCAAAAAGTCGTCAATGCGAGCGGTCTGCAACAGAGGATCGGAAGAATTCATCAGGTTCAACCATCGGAGAACGTCACGAAGGTTGAACTCCCAGGGTCCGCCTTGCACACCGAACGTCTTGTCGATCGCAAGCTGGTGATCGATGCGGGAAATGAAATCGATCAGATGCCCCACAGTATCGGATGAGAGTTTGGGGAAGTTGTGAGACGCAATGAGCCTGAGGTCCTTGTCTTTGAAGACATCGGCATACACAACAATGAAGCGATTCACGAAGGAAGCCGGCAGTCCCTTgcggcctcctccttgatGATGGGGGTTCTGGGCAGCGAATAGTCGAAAATCGGGATGGCGCTTAAAGACTTGGTCGAGTTCTGAAATATAGACCTCGCCACGATGGTCAAGGCATGCATTCAGACCCTCCAAGACAGATTGCGAGGCGAGGTtcatctcgtcgaggagaaccCATTCACCCTTTTGCATCGCTTGCAAGAATGGCGCGTCCCTCCATGCAAAGTTTCCGGCTTCCTCTCCTTCAACGGGCACGTCTGTCCCAAACAAGTCCATCAAGTCGGTCTGATCAGACAGGTTAATCCGCGTCAAAGGCCGACCGCAGACCTGAGAGATTGCTGCAATCAGGGACGTCTTTCCTACTCCAGGACTGCCCTCAAGCAGGATCGGCCTGCGCATCTGAAGTGCTCGGACAACTCGCATGGCATTTAgtcttgtcgtcggcgcgTGAAAGGCAAAACCAGGGTCGGTTGCCCCGGTCGGTTTGCGAGGCGTGCTGAAGCTTCCGATAGACAGGGAGTCGTCTGTCATCACCAGCTGAGGCTCTGATTCGTATATTTCCAATACATTGCGACCCAAGAGTTCCCCCAGCTTCACAAGACATTCACGTCTCTGTTGCTGGACAGAACTGAGGTCTGTTGCGAGGATTGCTGACGGGTTTGCACCAATGCTGTCGACGAATATAGCAGAGGCGCCGTGAACAAGGGAAATCAATGGATCGGCGCTCTCGAAAGTGTTGACAAACTGCACCCAAGCCAGAATCTCTCTCACAGAGAAGGGCGTAGTTGCCATCGGCCTGAATGCCTTTCCAAACCAAACGGCAAATTGAACCATGGAATCCACAAGATGCTTTGACCTatcgacgagcttctcccTGACAATTTCGTGGATATCCTCACTTTCCGAGAGCGGGGACACCCAGATTTCGGTGAAACGATTGCGCAGGGCAGGGGAGAGTTCTTTTTTGCCGAAATCACCGCCAGGATTCATGGTTGCAAAGAACTGGAATCCGTCAGAAGCCACAACAAAAGAGTTGTCGACTCCCTTCTCCGCCAGGAGCAACGAGCGCTGGGGTTCCAGCACAGAATTGAGTCTTTCCAAGACTGAATCATCTGCGAGTGAaatctcgtcgaggagaaagAAGTGGCCAGACCTCATCGCCTCAACAAGGGCTCCATCGGACCACTCGAATAAAGAATTGGCTCTGGTTTCGTTTACCAGGATGCGTTTGGTGAGCTCCACGGGAACGTTGGCAGCCAATGACTTGTCAAGAGACCTATATGCCTCTAGCTTTTCCTCTACCGAGATTGGAGCCTCCAGCCCCAATGTATCGAAAACAATTCTCAGGTCGGCATCTAGGGCGTCCAGGATGGCGCCACGGTTACGAACAGGTCGTTGGGAGCCAATCAGGTCTCCAGCCTCGGTATTTTGATGAGCGTTGACAATATGCAACTCTTTTTGCAGAGCCTCGGCAAGGAGTTGGCAAACAGTCGTCTTGCCGCAGCCCGTCTCACCTACCAAAAGAACTGGCTCATTGTTCCGAAGCGCTCGTGAAACAAGAACATACAGTCGTCGCATTGCGTGGGTCCAAACAACACCTTGGCCGTTTTGCCTTTGAGTGAGGTGCTGGAGTTCTGGCGCAACATCTGCAGAATAGAGCTCCTGGGGATCAAGCTTGACTTTGAATACCTTTTCGATGACCTCCTTGACGCTAATTCGCTCCTCCTGGTTTCGAACTCGTTCAGCGAGCAGCATGAAACCGTGGGCAGCGATTTCTTCCCTCGTATCCGCGCCTCTGAGAGCCCAGCGGAACAAGTCTCTCAGAGTTGCAAAACTATCCTTCTGCTCAAATAGTCTACTCGTCTGGCGAAGCCTGGAGAGCTCTTTGTATACGGACACAATTCGTCGGCAATCTGGTGGTGAGGTGTTGCGACTGCGTTGCTGCAGAATATATTCCAGCTCGTCTTCCGGGATGTCATCAAAGTGCAACTCGAGGAATCTGTTTCGGAATGCCCTAGAGAGCACCTTCCGGCCGCCATATAGTCCAGCAGGGTTTTGGGTGGCAAACAGGATAAAGTTCTCGTGGGGCCTGACGACTTCCTGAGTTTCTGGGATGAGAAGTTCGCGGTTGTCATCGAGTAGACGGTTCAATGCCTCCAAGACGTCGGTTGGTGCCAAGTTAAGTTCATCCAGAACAATCCAATGGCCGCATCTCATGGCTTGAACGAGAAGGCCCTCCTGGAACCGTAACTTTCCATCCGGACCGGAGACATATGTGCCCAGGTATTCTTGAAGGTCAGTGTGATCGTGATTATTGATGCGTACGAAACGGTTGCCCGTGAAGTTGGCCAAGTACTCAATCATGCTCGTCTTGCCCGCAGAGGTGGGGCCCTGAATCAATATCGGGAATCGCCTTGTTGAAGTGGCACGAACCAGGTTCAGAAGATTCCGCTCCACGTACGGGGTAATGATGTAGTCATCCCTTTCAATAGGAGTCTCCTCACCCTGGAAGAGCCAGTACTGCCGATCCTTATCCTTGTTCTGGAACTTGACGTGACGTTTGCCATCGTTTGGGTACTTTGGCGCCTGAGAAAGAAGTGCTTGAGGGTTTCCGTGCTTATCAAGGAGATGGTGAAAGATAAGCGGAAGAAGCATCGTTTCGGACTCACGACTCAATAGAGTCAAAAAGCCCATGGAGAATCCCTCGTAAAGGGCTCGTCGTATGCCATAGAGGGGGGCGATGGTGTTGACATAGCTCAGCACACGAGTTAACGTTCGCAAGCTAAAATGAGGTACTTCATTTGCGCCGTCAACCAGCCGCTTTTCATCAGCCATCCTCTTGGTGTTGACGTAGAGTCGTGCTATGTCGTCTGCCGCTTGGTCGTGCTTGGAGCTGCTGTTGCCCAAGTAAATTTTGATGATGGTGAGCAGATCCTTGAGATCTGTGTCTGGGCTCTTGACGTATAGCTCCGTAAACCGTGACCGGATACCAATGGGCAGGTCTCGCTTGCCAATATCAGTGGCGGGATTCATGGCACCGAAAATGCGAAAGTCGGGATGCGCGACAATCTTTTCGATCTCGCCCGTTTCCGAAAGCAAAATGGAGGGACGCTCATCCGGCCCCGTCAAGAGGTCGGCAATACTCTCCAGCGTGTCCGGGGAGGCGAGGTTGATTTCATCCAGCAGCACCCAGTCGCCATTGCGGACGGCCTTGACGAGGTTTCCTTCCACGAAGGAGAAGGCAAAGGCGCCAGATCCTCCAGAAATATTGATCTCGAACTGTTCGAGGCTGCGAGCAAACAAGTCCCATCTCGGTCGCAATTCAAGGAGAGATTGCAGTTTGGACTGCGTTTTCCGTCGTTTGGCGCGCTGTTCGTCCTCTTCCTTGGCCTCGGAATGCATGCGCTCCAGTTCCGATACTATCTTGACGAACATTTTTGGCGCTTCTTTCCATAGCTTAGCCAGCTTCGACCATTGGCCCTTTGCGAAGCTTTTGCTTATCTGCTCCAGGTACTTGACGTTTTTGGATGAAGAAATGCCAGTGGCGGCAAACAAGTCCTCGAACTCTTCTTTCAGAGGAACGGCAAGACTTCGGACGTTGACGGGTTTGAATCCGCCAAGCAAATCGCCCACTTCACTCTGTTGGGACAGGTTCACGGCGATAAGTTTGTGGCCGAGGGACTCTGCGAGCTGTTGCACGACGGTGGTTTTGCCAATACCGGTCTCTCCAACGAGCAACACCGGCTCCTGCAGTTTGACTGCCACGCCAATTTGTTCCAAAAGTCGTTTTGCATGGGCGGTGCTGGCAAACGGCCGCTTCGACTTTAACAGTCGGGACGTCCGCTTTTTTCGAAGTTGGGCTCGGCCAATGCTAAAGGTGAGTTCCATGTCGTCCAAAGGGGGTATATTGGCAGACAGGTAATGGTCTGCCCGATCTTTGGACATATGCATCTCCTCTGCGATGGCGTAAACAAGGTGTTTacccagctcggcgtcgggaCAACTTCCAACGAAACAGTCCAGGGCTTCCATGAACATCCAATCCCGCGTGCTTTCACTAATCGGCTCGTCGCCCGAAATTGATCCTGCAGTCAGGAGACACTCTCGCATTCTCCGACACCACTTGAGAAGATCTCGCAAGTTCATCTGACGGTCCATCACACTTCGTCCACGAGACATGAGCGCCAGGTTGCCACTCATCTGCGATAGCCGCTGGTGGACAGCGAGTATTCCGGGAACAAACTTTGTTAATATGGGGTAGGTCTTGAGAACAACTTCCTCAAGTTCCGTTTGCATTAGGGGTTCGACGAAGAGGGATTGCCAGAAGCGAATTCCCACTAAATTCGGCAGATTCTTCTGGACCTTTATGCCCTGAGACGACCGGACTGTGGCAAAGAGTCGAAAAGATTTTGCTGCCCGTATACTCTCCCCTCTGCTGGGAATAAGAAGCTCATTGCGTTCAATGAGTGGCAAAAGAGTGCTGAGAACTTCTGTCGGGGCGCGGTCGAGATCTTCGACTAGCACCCAGCGACCCTCCTTCACAGCAGTGGTGAGCACGCCTGCGCGCCATTGGAAGCTCCCGGGCTTCGAGTCCGTCGAATAAAGGCCAATGAGCATCTTGGCATCGGTTTGCTCGTTGAGATGCAGAGTGACCATGTTGGAGTACATGCCGAGCTGTCGCGCAATCTCATGCACCAATGCGGTCTTTCCCACCCCGGGTAGGCCATGGAGGAGGATCGGATCTGTCTCTCGAAGCATGGAGGCAAGTTTCTCCAGATTCGTAGTCGTCGTAGCTGTCATGGTCAAACTTGAGGGGTCGCCTATGGGACCAGCTGGTCGCGGGAGAACGACTTCCCCATACGGTACGACATATGGGGTGAGGCTTTGCATACAGGGTTCTTGGACATGGCTCTGCCCATTTCCATGCTGCTTCACCTCTTGGCGTAGTGCGATGAGTCGTTTCGTTCGGCGATGCTCATGTAGCGACAAGAAAACGTAATCGATGGAAACGCCATCCAGGTCGGCGATAATGGCCGCTTCCTTTCCAACATGGGCGTCAACAAGAGTTTCGAGCTTGAAATCAGATGCGCGAAGCAATTGGCAAAAGATGCGAATTGCGACGTATCTGACGGCCCGGCACTCATGGTTGAACAGGCTCTGGATGTACGACAGCGAGGCCAAGTGACTGAAGGTCCGAATGTCAAAGTTTAGAAGTCGCCAAGCTGTTATAAGGCTCTCCAGCAAGACATCTGCGCTTAAGCCAGACGACGAGCTCTCCTCAACCGAGGGTACTATTAAATGCAGGGACGGAGGCTGATTCAGAGATGCGGCATCATGCACAGAACATGTGAGGAAACTGGAGAGGTAGGGTGCAAAAGGCAAAAGTTTAGAAAAGGCGGAGGCACATCGTATTTGCCTCGTCGCGTCATTGCCGGCGTTGAGGATCCATCGTGCGCAAATGTCGGGGAAAGCATCCTCGAAATGGACGAAGATTCTCTCTGTAAGTGACGGAATGAGAGCCGCCTGTGAGATGGCATCCAGAAggttcgtcgacgacgtgttCCGGATAATGTCGAGCAAATCCGGGGGCAGATGATCCAAGGCAGTCGTATCCTGTAGGAACGACCTCCTCTGCCGTGAGACGTCAATCATTGCCATGATTGCGCCGTCCAGTCGACTGAAATTTCAATTGCTGGTGCTTGTTGATTAAAACACGACTTTCTTCACTCAAGAAAAAAGACGTACTAGTTCGTACGGGCAGCATTTTTCCTaccaggggggggggggggggcagcaGGGGTGCGTCGGCTGTGGTACTACAAATTTCCGGGCCAATTAGCGCGCCGCCTGGTCAGCCAGCAAGCACAGCGAAGCTCGAAAATCTTCGGGATGAACGCTCCTTGTACTCGACTCGCGAGATAGGTGTTATAGGTGTTCCCGTCATCTCACGCCCACCCACAGCCACATCATCAGCCATGGCCATGTCTTGCCGGTACGCGGCACGAAGCTGCGCTCGTCAACTGCGGTCCGCCAAGCTGGCGAGAGCGCCTTCACAGATGGCTCGAGTtgcggcgacgccgaggcgatTCAACTCGACTGAAGCCGATGGCGCGACGAATCCCAAGATTGCTCAGATTGTGGACCAGATCAGCAAACTGACATTGCTGGAAACGGCAGAGCTCGTCTCTAGCCTCAAGGTTGGTGGCTCCTTGGACGTCGTTGGGTGGGTGCGGCAGGCTTGGGCTCGATGCTGACATAGTTGTGCAGAGCACACTCAACATTCCCGACATGCCCATGggcggcttcgccgtcgcccccgCGGCCGCCCCCGCGGTCGTGGAAGAGGTGGAAGAAGCCGCGCCAGCTGCTGCCGAGAAGACCCTATTCACCCTGAAGCTCGAGGCTTTCGACGCCGGGGCCAAGGCTAAGATCATCAAGGAGGTCAAGGGCCTACTTGGCCTGAGTCTCGTGGACAGCAAAAAGTTTGTCGAGAGCGCGCCCAAGATGATGAAGGAGAACGTTgtcaaggaggaggccgagaagatCATTGCGACGATGAAAGAGCTAGGTGCTACCGTTGTCATGGAATAAGGCTCGAACAAGGAGCTGGCTCTATCTCGGACGCTCTGACGAACGGGCTGGGTGACGATCGCGGCCGGCGTGAATGTACAAAACCACATGTGTACTAGTATCTAGTATCCGACGACAATGGGTCGCCTCTGAATGAGCAGATCATCCACTCGACGGGGCTGTCCGTGCTCTCGCGCCGTTCCCGAGCAGGGCGTGCACCCCCACGCATCTGGCATCACGCTTGCTTCATCGCATCTTGACATTCCGGTGGGCAATACTCCCCCATCACCCCAGCCGCCGAGCAAAACTGGTACATGGGTATCTCTTGTTGCAACTAAACACTacgtctcgccgccgaaATAGTATGTTCATGCGGCGCACAGACGCCGGATTCTGCCCGCGCCAGCAGATGCCGCTGATGGATGCTGAAATCAAATCAAAATCATCAATGTCGATCCCCGTTGGTCGTTTGCTTGTGGGGGCATTGCTGCATCGCCATTTCTTTTTCGAAatcttcctcttcttccGCCACGAgacgctcgtcgtcctcgccaaaGTCGCTCGTCTCCTCCCAAAGCTTGTTCATCTCCGCGTCATCGCCCTTGGGGACTGCCCAGATGTTTTCCCTCTCTCGTTTGTGGCGCTCCCGGTCCTCCTCGATGCGTTGCTCAACCTGTCGCTTGTCCAGCCGGTGGGCACCAGGTTttttcgccgccgtccgtgACGGAGGTCTATCCAACATGCCAACATCATTCGCGGGAGATGTCgtgacgaggtcgtcgtcgttggttTCCCGCTCTTTCAACACATCTTCGATCTGGCTAACGGCCTGGGATTCCAGATGGCCCTTTGCCCGGAGGCCTTGGAGGACCTGCGGTGAGGTTAGCCGACAGGATACTCGGGGGTGCGTAAGGAGGGACGCCGATGCTCGGCCTCGTGGCAGACGACGACTCACTTTGCGAACGACCTTGACGTTGGCCGCACCGGAGCCATCATCGGGAGCAACAGCGTCAACGACTCGGATGATGTCGCGTTGCATCATGCGGATGTAGTCTGTGTGGCCATCCTTGGCAAGGTCAAGAAAGTGCTCGATGAAATACATGATGTTCGCCCGAGTGTTCATATTGTTCTTCAATCAAGTCAGACACTGGCCAAGGGCCTTTCCACGGACATGATAGGATGCACGAAGCAGGTATCGTACTCGTTCCACTTGCTCGAGGATGCAAGAGTGCAggtcctcgtccatgtctCTGTACTTTAGCGCATACTGCGCTGCTTTCTGTGCAGAATTCACCGAGGCGTTGAGATGTTGCAGTTGCGAGCTGAAGCGCATGCGGACCTCGAACGGGTCCGCCATGGCTCCTACTTCGCGCCTTTGGCGCAAAGGGATGCGTAGGTGTGCACGTCGCGACAGCCTTGTCTTGCAATGCCGATGGCTCGTCGTGCCTTGGTCTTGCGATTGCGGAAGCCTGAGGGACTCCTGCCCAACAATGGTTCTTTGTGAAGATAGTGAGTTGGTTGCTGCCAAACAGGTGGTGAGTGGTGTTGAGTGTGACGTCTTGAAAAGATTAACTAGAGAAGGTACGGTAAAGCCCCGAAATCCCCGCTAACACACCAGAGGTCGACATCCACTTCACCCATCAAGACCTCCCCGCTTCATCAGCAATCCATCTGACGACACCTCTCCTCCTGGGTTGTAATCATTGCAAGTCTGAAACTTGAGTATAACGAGCTCATCTTCCGTCATCATCATACCCCGACAATTGCTCATCTCGGTCCAAATTTTATACCAGCAGCGGCCATTCCAATTGGCGAGTGCCTGCCACCTGCGTCGACACAGTCCTGCTCCGTGGAAAGTGTCGCGATCCTGCCAGCAATACATCTAGCTACATTTTCGTCCAAGAAGTCAAGATGCTCTCCCAGCAAGGCCCCCTGTCTTCGGACCTCACCATGGCCGTTCTTGGCTGCGGTACGTGCTGTTCGTCCAAGCTCTCTCCACACAATCACTCATGGATGCATCCAAGGTACCATgggcatcgccatcctcaACGGCGTCCTCACGTCCCTGTCGGAGATAAATGGCCCCAAGCCTCTGCAGACCCCCTCCTCCGGCACATCAACGCCCTCGGAGGAACTTCCTCCAGCCTTGCCGTCTCGGTTCATCGCTTGTGTGCGTAGCGCCGAGAGCGCCAAGAGAGTCAAGGCAGCGCTGTGGGAGCACTCATCTATCGTCAAGGTGGTCCAAAACGAGAACCTGTCTGCCGTCGAGCAGTCCCAGGTCGTCCTCCTGGCCTGCAAGCCCTACATGATCaacgacgtcctcggccaagCCGGCATGGCGAAGGCACTGCACGGCAAGCTGCTCATCAGCGTCTGCGCCGGCATCACGACCGACCACATGGAGATGGCTCTCCACGGCAAAATCCCCACCGAGGACCCGGGCAAGGACGGCCGCTGCAGGGTTGTCCGCGCCATGTGCAACACGGCTGCTCTCATCCGCGAGTCCatgaccgtcgtcggcatcaacAACCCCCCGCTGCCTTCGCAAACCAAGTCGTTGGTTACGTGGATCTTCAAGCGCATCGGCGATGTCGTCTACCTCCCCGCACACACCATGGACGCTTCCACGGCCCTGTGCGGATCCGGCCCTGCCATGTTTGCCCTCATGCTCGAggctgccatcgacggcgccgtaGCAATGGGTCTTCCCCGTGCCGAAGCGCAGAGGATGGCCGTCCAGGCCATGAGGGGAACGACGGGTCTAGTTCAGTCTGGCGAACACCCGGCTATCCTGAGGGAAAAGGTCTCCACACCCGGCGGCTGCACCATTGGCGGGCTGCTGGTGCTCGAGGAAGGGAAGGTTCGCGGCACCATTGCCAGAGCGATGCGCGAGGCCACCTGTGTTGCCAGCCAGCTTGGTGAGGGCGTCAAGAACGTCAATGGCACTAGACATTGAGATTTGGGGGAGCGTATGAGTCTACGTAGTCATCGATACTCGCGAGGCCAAAATAATGGTGAAAGCTTCAAGGTATGAAGCGTGATGGGCATCAGCAGTGAACCCATTAGCGCTGCGCGAGCCACACGGATGTTGGCGTATAGTAGTGGTGATTTTGCCCGGTGCCAAT of the Drechmeria coniospora strain ARSEF 6962 chromosome 01, whole genome shotgun sequence genome contains:
- a CDS encoding 54S ribosomal protein L12, whose protein sequence is MAMSCRYAARSCARQLRSAKLARAPSQMARVAATPRRFNSTEADGATNPKIAQIVDQISKLTLLETAELVSSLKSTLNIPDMPMGGFAVAPAAAPAVVEEVEEAAPAAAEKTLFTLKLEAFDAGAKAKIIKEVKGLLGLSLVDSKKFVESAPKMMKENVVKEEAEKIIATMKELGATVVME
- a CDS encoding pyrroline-5-carboxylate reductase, with protein sequence MLSQQGPLSSDLTMAVLGCGTMGIAILNGVLTSLSEINGPKPLQTPSSGTSTPSEELPPALPSRFIACVRSAESAKRVKAALWEHSSIVKVVQNENLSAVEQSQVVLLACKPYMINDVLGQAGMAKALHGKLLISVCAGITTDHMEMALHGKIPTEDPGKDGRCRVVRAMCNTAALIRESMTVVGINNPPLPSQTKSLVTWIFKRIGDVVYLPAHTMDASTALCGSGPAMFALMLEAAIDGAVAMGLPRAEAQRMAVQAMRGTTGLVQSGEHPAILREKVSTPGGCTIGGLLVLEEGKVRGTIARAMREATCVASQLGEGVKNVNGTRH
- a CDS encoding CTD kinase subunit gamma, which gives rise to MADPFEVRMRFSSQLQHLNASVNSAQKAAQYALKYRDMDEDLHSCILEQVERNNMNTRANIMYFIEHFLDLAKDGHTDYIRMMQRDIIRVVDAVAPDDGSGAANVKVVRKVLQGLRAKGHLESQAVSQIEDVLKERETNDDDLVTTSPANDVGMLDRPPSRTAAKKPGAHRLDKRQVEQRIEEDRERHKRERENIWAVPKGDDAEMNKLWEETSDFGEDDERLVAEEEEDFEKEMAMQQCPHKQTTNGDRH